Proteins co-encoded in one Amaranthus tricolor cultivar Red isolate AtriRed21 chromosome 7, ASM2621246v1, whole genome shotgun sequence genomic window:
- the LOC130817887 gene encoding isopentenyl-diphosphate Delta-isomerase I-like translates to MASHLNYIAITPYKFNPPSSSFSLLHNPPSLFIYNHLKSLLSSFSLLSVSSSSFSPLIGRSLATSTMGDILADSTMDAVQRKLMFEDECILVDESDNVVGHDTKYNCHLMENINAGKALHRAFSAFLFNSKYELLLQQRSATKVTFPLVWTNTCCSHPLYRESELIQEDVLGVRNAAQRKLKDELGIPAEEVPVDQFTPLGRMLYKAPSDGKWGEHELDYLLFIVKDVSMTLNPDEVADAKYVSREELKEICRKADAGEDGLKLSPWFRLVVDNFLYKWWDHVENGTIKEASDMQTIHKL, encoded by the exons ATGGCATCACATCTCAATTATATCGCCATCACTCCCTATAAATTCAATCCACCTTCTTCTTCGTTCTCTCTCCTTCACAATCCACCAtctctatttatttataatcatCTCAAATCTCTGCTCTCCTCGTTTTCTCTCCTCTCAGTttcctcttcttctttctcTCCACTTATAGGTCGATCTTTGGCCACTTCAACTATGGGTGACATACTTGCTGATTCTACCATGGATGCTGTTCAAAGGAAACTCATGTTTGAGGATGA ATGTATCTTGGTGGACGAGAGTGATAATGTTGTTGGTCATGACACCAAATATAACT GTCACTTGATGGAGAACATTAACGCGGGAAAGGCGCTTCACAGAGCTTTCAGTGCATTTctattcaattctaaatatgaatTATTGCTTCAG CAACGCTCTGCCACAAAGGTAACATTCCCGTTAGTGTGGACCAATACATGCTGCAGTCATCCCCTATATCGTGAATCAGAGCTCATTCAAGAGGATGTTCTTG GTGTGAGAAATGCTGCTCAAAGGAAGCTTAAAGACGAACTGGGAATACCGGCTGAAGAGGTGCCAGTTGATCAATTTACACCACTTGGACGTATGTTGTACAAGGCTCCATCCGATGGAAAATGGGGAGAACACGAAC TTGATTATCTGCTGTTCATCGTAAAAGATGTCTCGATGACACTGAACCCTGATGAAGTGGCTGATGCCAAGTACGTTAGCAGAGAAGAACTCAAGGAAATTTGCCGGAAAGCCGATGCTGGTGAGGATGGTTTGAAGTTATCTCCGTGGTTCAGGCTAGTCGTCGATAACTTCTTGTACAAATGgtgggatcatgttgaaaatgGGACTATCAAAGAAGCTTCAGACATGCAAACTATCCACAAGCTTTAA
- the LOC130817888 gene encoding uncharacterized protein LOC130817888, with amino-acid sequence MSSKERPTLGGTRIKTRKRNIAAPLDPAAFSDAVVHIYLDNAGDLELIAKSIESSELDFSRYGDTFFEVVFTGGRTQPGTTKSDEGERHTYSVIDSEPKRENILAFVVYVQKILRRRPFLIKNLENVMRRFLQSLELFEDNERKKLAIFTALAFSQKLSGLPPETVFQPLFKDNLVAKGLVLTFITDFFKEYLVENSLDDLISLLKRGKVEENLLDFFPSSKKSAEAFAEHFTKEGLVQLVQYNEKKIFEVKLAEMKSGLTTQLAEEADVEEVIETVKHHLKEAKLPDIEVVRILWDVIMDAVQWSGKNQQQNANSALRQVKTWAKLLNTYCTSGKLELELIYKVQSQCYEDTKLMKLFPEIVRSLYDQDVLAEDTILHWFRKGTNPKGRQSFVKSLEPFVKWLEEAEEEE; translated from the exons ATGAG CTCGAAGGAGAGACCCACTCTTGG TGGAACGCGGATCAAGACCCGCAAACGGAATATAGCTGCTCCTTTGGACCCTGCAGCATTTTCAGATGCAGTGGTCCACATTTATTTGGATAACGCTGGTGATTTG GAACTTATCGCAAAGAGCATTGAATCTTCAGAACTCGACTTCTCAAGATACGGGGATACTTTCTTTGAG GTTGTCTTCACTGGGGGCCGTACACAACCTGGAACAACCAAATCTGATGAGGGGGAGCGCCACACTTACTCTGTAATTGATTCTGAACCGAAACGTGAAAATATTTTGGCATTTGTGGTATATGTACAAAAGATCCTACGCCGGAGGCCTTTCCTTATAAAGAATCTCGAAAATGTTATGCGAAGATTCTTACAGTCTCTGGAGCTATTTGAAGACAATGAGAGGAAAAAGTTGGCAATTTTTACAGCTCTTGCTTTCTCCCAAAAGCTTTCAGGTCTTCCACCAGAGACGGTGTTCCAGCCTCTCTTCAAGGACAATCTTGTGGCCAAGGGGCTAGTTCTTACATTCATAACAGACTTCTTTAAGGAGTATCTTGTTGAGAACAGTCTGGATGACTTGATTTCACTCCTGAAGCGCGGTAAAGTTGAGGAAAACCTTCTAGACTTTTTCCCGTCTTCTAAAAAATCTGCTGAGGCTTTTGCGGAACATTTCAC CAAGGAAGGTCTTGTACAATTGGTCCAGTACAATGAAAAAAAGATATTTGAGGTTAAACTGGCAGAAATGAAATCTGGATTAACTACTCAGTTAGCAGAAGAAGCTGATGTAGAAGAAGTGATTGAAACTGTGAAACATCATTTGAAGGAAGCTAAGCTCCCTGACATTGAGGTTGTGCGCATTTTATGGGATGTTATTATGGATGCTGTTCAGTGGTCGGGTAAAAACCAACAGCAGAATGCTAATTCTGCGTTGCGCCAG GTCAAAACCTGGGCAAAGCTCTTAAATACCTATTGCACCAGTGGAAAACTTGAACTGGAACTCATATACAAAGTTCAGAGCCAATGCTACGAGGATACTAAattaatgaaattgtttccAGAAATAGTAAGGTCTCTTTATGACCAGGATGTGCTTGCGGAAGACACCATCCTTCATTGGTTCCGCAAGGGAACAAATCCAAAGGGCAG GCAAAGTTTTGTGAAGTCGCTTGAGCCCTTTGTGAAATGGCTGGAAGAGGCGGAGGAGGAAGAATGA